One genomic segment of Streptomyces sp. NBC_00239 includes these proteins:
- a CDS encoding SDR family oxidoreductase: MSSPDPQVRAVHDPEIRPGQSEDVRPRRNGGVRGPVIAVTGAASGVGAALVQRLAESDEVKQVVAIDERRGDCAAAQWHILDVRDPAIAEKLRGADVVVHLALDLDLETDPAARTAYNVRGTQTVLTAAAAAGVHRVVLCTSAMVYGALPDNDIPLSEDAELRATAEATGVGDLLEIERLGRRAPRAHPGLNVTVVRPAVLVGGTDTALTRYFESPRLLVVAGSRPTWQFCHVEDLVSALEYAALEKVEGELAVGCEGWLEQEEVEELSSIRRMELPSAVALGAAARLHRIGLTPSPAGDLAYTMHPWVVSVSRLHAAGWRPRWTNEEVLAELLQEVAGRHTVAGRRLGRKDATAAGAAGATVALLGAAAVVRAARRRRGI; encoded by the coding sequence GTGAGTTCCCCTGATCCTCAGGTTCGAGCAGTGCACGACCCCGAAATTCGCCCTGGGCAGAGCGAAGACGTTCGCCCGCGGCGAAACGGCGGCGTGCGCGGCCCCGTGATCGCCGTGACCGGTGCCGCCTCGGGCGTCGGAGCCGCTCTGGTCCAGCGCCTGGCCGAATCCGACGAGGTCAAGCAGGTCGTCGCCATCGACGAGCGGCGCGGCGACTGCGCGGCCGCCCAGTGGCACATCCTCGACGTCCGCGACCCGGCGATCGCCGAGAAGCTGCGCGGCGCCGACGTCGTCGTGCACCTGGCGCTCGACCTCGACCTGGAGACCGACCCGGCGGCCCGTACGGCGTACAACGTGCGCGGCACCCAGACCGTGCTGACCGCCGCCGCGGCGGCCGGCGTGCACCGGGTCGTGCTCTGCACCTCCGCGATGGTCTACGGCGCGCTCCCCGACAACGACATCCCGCTCTCCGAGGACGCCGAGCTGCGCGCCACCGCCGAGGCCACCGGCGTCGGCGACCTGCTGGAGATCGAGCGGCTGGGCCGCCGCGCCCCGCGCGCCCACCCCGGGCTGAACGTCACGGTGGTGCGGCCCGCCGTGCTGGTCGGCGGCACCGACACCGCGCTGACCCGGTACTTCGAGTCCCCGCGCCTGCTGGTGGTCGCCGGATCCCGCCCCACCTGGCAGTTCTGCCACGTGGAGGACCTGGTCAGCGCCCTGGAGTACGCGGCCCTGGAGAAGGTCGAGGGCGAACTCGCGGTCGGCTGCGAGGGCTGGCTGGAGCAGGAGGAGGTGGAGGAGCTCAGCTCCATCCGCCGCATGGAGCTGCCGTCCGCGGTCGCGCTGGGCGCCGCCGCCCGGCTGCACCGGATCGGCCTGACCCCGTCGCCCGCCGGGGACCTCGCGTACACGATGCACCCCTGGGTGGTGAGCGTCAGCCGGCTGCACGCGGCGGGCTGGCGGCCCCGCTGGACCAACGAGGAAGTGCTCGCCGAACTGCTCCAGGAAGTGGCCGGACGGCACACCGTCGCGGGCCGCAGGCTGGGCCGCAAGGACGCCACGGCGGCCGGCGCCGCGGGCGCCACGGTCGCGCTGCTGGGCGCGGCGGCGGTGGTCCGCGCGGCCCGCAGGCGGCGCGGCATCTGA
- a CDS encoding UPF0182 family membrane protein has translation MPDRGGGPSGPRIRVGRPSRRARTLLMTLGVLAVLAMAFIMFAGFWTDWLWYRSVHYSSVFTTTLWTKIGLFSVFGLLMAGAVGFNIWLAHRLRPPLSAMSMEQQSLDRYRMGIAPFKKWLLMGIAALVGLIAGASAAGQWRTWLMYVNGVSFDKKDPQFGLDVSFYAFDLPWYRFLLGFGFAAVVLSLIAAAVVHYLYGGLRVTSPGARATQAATGHLSVLLGIFVALKAVAYWLDRYGLAVKSSDFKAADNWTGLRYVDANAYLPAKTILFCIAAICAVLFFATLWRRTWQLPVIGFGLMVLSAILIGGLYPAIVQKFQVQPNEQAKEAAYVEKNIKATRDAYGIGDSEVKEYPGVSTTKDNTVLRKDADTTASIRLLDPNIVSPTFQQLQQIKGYYGFPSTLAVDRYKGQDTVIGLRELNLAGIPKNNWINDHFKYTHGYGVVAAKGTEADREGRPVFTQSDLPSKGEFGTDFEQRIYYGEMTKQYSIVGGPQKELDYSDDSGEKETSYQGKSGVSLDNPINRAAYALAFSEPQILYSGAIGEGSRILYNRTPKERVESVAPWLTIDGAAYPAVIDGRVQWIVDAYTTTNGYPYASRTTLGDTTADSLTNQQRAVVAQENQVNYIRNSVKATVDAYDGTVRLYQWDTQDPVLKTWMKAFPDTVKAKSEIPKALMEHMRYPQDLFKVQRELLTRYHVTDPQTFLSGSEVWAVPNDPTTKAENAVPPYYLSMKMPGQPEPDQVFSLTTTFTPNGRDNLSAFMAVNADPATSDYGKIRILKLPTSRTVDGPKQVQSQFNSEQKIAESIRLLRGGDSEVEYGNLLTVPLHGGMLYVEPVYVRGGGLKYPLLRKVLVTYGGQTAFEDTLEKALNVVFGVEAPTTPPGDGTTKPPTTTPGNPTVKQALADAAKALEAADTAMKAGDWAAYGKAQDDLEAALKRAQDAEAKAVAPAPGATTPTKPKPTGSAEPPAES, from the coding sequence ATGCCGGACCGCGGCGGAGGCCCCTCCGGGCCACGGATCAGAGTCGGCCGCCCGTCCCGGCGTGCCCGGACCCTGCTGATGACCTTGGGCGTCCTGGCCGTGCTGGCCATGGCGTTCATCATGTTCGCGGGCTTCTGGACCGACTGGCTTTGGTACCGCTCCGTCCACTACTCGTCCGTTTTCACCACCACCCTGTGGACCAAGATCGGGCTCTTCTCGGTGTTCGGCCTGCTCATGGCCGGAGCCGTCGGGTTCAACATCTGGCTGGCCCACCGGCTGCGGCCGCCGCTCAGCGCCATGTCGATGGAGCAGCAGAGCCTCGACCGCTACCGCATGGGCATCGCGCCGTTCAAGAAGTGGCTGCTCATGGGCATCGCCGCGCTCGTCGGCCTGATCGCGGGCGCCTCCGCGGCCGGCCAGTGGCGGACCTGGCTGATGTACGTGAACGGGGTGTCGTTCGACAAGAAGGACCCCCAGTTCGGGCTGGACGTGTCGTTCTACGCGTTCGACCTGCCCTGGTACCGCTTCCTTCTCGGCTTCGGCTTCGCCGCCGTCGTGCTCTCCCTGATCGCCGCGGCCGTCGTGCACTACCTGTACGGCGGCCTCCGCGTGACCAGCCCGGGCGCCCGCGCCACCCAGGCGGCCACCGGCCACCTGTCGGTGCTGCTCGGCATCTTCGTCGCCCTGAAGGCCGTCGCGTACTGGCTCGACCGGTACGGGCTGGCCGTGAAGTCCAGCGACTTCAAGGCGGCGGACAACTGGACGGGCCTGCGGTACGTCGACGCGAACGCCTACCTGCCGGCCAAGACCATCCTGTTCTGCATCGCCGCGATCTGCGCCGTGCTGTTCTTCGCGACGCTGTGGCGCCGCACCTGGCAGCTGCCGGTCATCGGCTTCGGCCTGATGGTGCTCTCCGCGATCCTCATCGGCGGGCTGTACCCGGCGATCGTGCAGAAGTTCCAGGTCCAGCCGAACGAGCAGGCCAAGGAAGCGGCGTACGTCGAGAAGAACATCAAGGCGACGCGCGACGCGTACGGGATCGGCGACTCGGAGGTCAAGGAGTACCCGGGCGTCAGCACCACCAAGGACAACACGGTGCTGCGCAAGGACGCCGACACCACGGCGAGCATCCGCCTCCTCGACCCGAACATCGTCTCCCCGACCTTCCAGCAGCTCCAGCAGATCAAGGGCTACTACGGCTTCCCGTCCACGCTGGCCGTGGACCGGTACAAGGGCCAGGACACGGTGATCGGCCTGCGCGAGCTGAACCTCGCGGGCATCCCGAAGAACAACTGGATCAACGACCACTTCAAGTACACCCACGGGTACGGCGTGGTCGCCGCCAAGGGCACCGAGGCCGACCGTGAGGGCCGCCCGGTGTTCACCCAGTCCGACCTGCCCTCGAAGGGCGAGTTCGGCACCGACTTCGAGCAGCGCATCTACTACGGCGAGATGACGAAGCAGTACTCGATCGTCGGCGGCCCGCAGAAGGAGCTCGACTACTCGGACGACAGCGGCGAGAAGGAGACGAGCTACCAGGGCAAGAGCGGGGTCAGCCTCGACAACCCGATCAACCGCGCCGCGTACGCGCTCGCCTTCAGCGAGCCGCAGATCCTGTACTCCGGGGCCATCGGCGAGGGCTCGCGCATCCTGTACAACCGCACGCCGAAGGAGCGCGTCGAGTCCGTCGCCCCCTGGCTGACCATCGACGGCGCGGCCTACCCGGCCGTGATCGACGGCCGGGTCCAGTGGATCGTCGACGCGTACACGACGACGAACGGCTACCCGTACGCCTCGCGCACCACGCTCGGGGACACCACGGCCGACTCGCTGACCAACCAGCAGCGCGCGGTGGTCGCGCAGGAGAACCAGGTCAACTACATCCGCAACTCGGTCAAGGCCACCGTCGACGCGTACGACGGCACCGTGCGGCTGTACCAGTGGGACACCCAGGACCCGGTCCTCAAGACCTGGATGAAGGCGTTCCCCGACACGGTCAAGGCGAAGAGCGAGATCCCCAAGGCGCTCATGGAGCACATGCGCTACCCGCAGGACCTGTTCAAGGTCCAGCGCGAGCTGCTCACCCGCTACCACGTCACCGACCCGCAGACCTTCCTCAGCGGTTCGGAGGTCTGGGCCGTCCCGAACGACCCGACCACCAAGGCCGAGAACGCGGTGCCGCCGTACTACCTGTCGATGAAGATGCCGGGCCAGCCCGAGCCGGACCAGGTCTTCTCGCTGACGACGACGTTCACACCGAACGGCCGCGACAACCTGAGCGCCTTCATGGCGGTCAACGCGGACCCGGCGACGTCCGACTACGGCAAGATCAGAATCCTGAAACTGCCGACCAGCCGCACGGTCGACGGCCCCAAGCAGGTGCAGAGCCAGTTCAACTCCGAGCAGAAGATCGCCGAGTCGATCAGGCTGCTCAGGGGCGGCGACTCCGAAGTCGAGTACGGCAACCTGCTCACGGTGCCGCTCCACGGCGGGATGCTCTACGTCGAGCCGGTCTACGTGCGCGGCGGCGGGCTCAAGTACCCGCTGCTGCGCAAGGTCCTGGTGACGTACGGCGGCCAGACCGCCTTCGAGGACACCCTGGAGAAGGCGCTCAACGTGGTCTTCGGGGTCGAGGCGCCGACCACGCCGCCGGGCGACGGCACCACCAAGCCGCCCACGACCACCCCGGGCAACCCGACGGTCAAGCAGGCGCTCGCCGATGCGGCGAAGGCCCTGGAAGCGGCCGACACGGCGATGAAGGCCGGCGACTGGGCCGCGTACGGCAAGGCGCAGGACGACCTGGAGGCCGCCCTCAAGCGGGCCCAGGACGCCGAGGCGAAGGCCGTAGCGCCCGCGCCGGGCGCCACCACACCGACGAAGCCCAAGCCCACGGGCTCGGCGGAGCCACCGGCCGAGAGTTAA
- a CDS encoding YlbL family protein — translation MPRRTATMLASVFMLFAFLICGVMIKVPYSEMSPGPTVNTLGESGGEAVLQISGRKTYPTSGHLNMTTVRVTGADYSMNLLEAVVGWLGHDNVVVPHENLYPDGKTDEESTQENAEEFSQSQESAKVAALKELGIPVSARVVVGTVVKGSPAEGRLHAGDVIRAVDGSRVEDPADVARLVTKHKAGEKVEFTIVPAKEAAAAEAAHREPTGTEKISITTKPAEDDGHAIVGIRASTDHTFPFTVDIKLADVGGPSAGLMFALGIVDKLTPEDLTGGKFVAGTGTIDDAGKVGPIGGIQLKTIGARNAGARYFLTPADNCAAAAKDVPDGLTLVKVDTIADARKSLEKISKGATAGLPQCSAG, via the coding sequence ATGCCACGCCGCACTGCGACGATGCTCGCTTCCGTGTTCATGCTCTTCGCGTTCCTCATCTGTGGGGTCATGATCAAGGTCCCGTACTCCGAGATGAGTCCGGGACCCACGGTGAACACCCTCGGCGAGTCCGGTGGCGAGGCGGTCCTCCAGATCTCCGGGCGCAAGACGTACCCGACCAGCGGCCATCTCAACATGACGACCGTGCGGGTGACCGGCGCCGACTACAGCATGAACCTCCTCGAAGCCGTCGTCGGCTGGCTCGGCCACGACAACGTGGTGGTCCCGCACGAGAACCTCTACCCGGACGGCAAGACCGACGAGGAATCGACGCAGGAGAACGCCGAGGAGTTCAGCCAGTCCCAGGAGAGCGCCAAGGTCGCCGCCCTGAAGGAGCTGGGCATCCCGGTGTCGGCCCGGGTCGTGGTCGGCACGGTCGTCAAGGGCAGCCCCGCCGAGGGCCGGCTGCACGCCGGCGACGTCATCCGAGCCGTGGACGGCAGCCGCGTCGAGGACCCCGCCGACGTGGCCCGGCTCGTCACGAAGCACAAGGCCGGCGAGAAGGTCGAGTTCACGATCGTCCCCGCCAAGGAGGCCGCCGCGGCCGAGGCGGCCCACCGCGAGCCCACCGGCACCGAGAAGATCTCGATCACCACGAAGCCCGCCGAGGACGACGGCCACGCGATCGTCGGCATCCGGGCCAGCACCGACCACACCTTCCCGTTCACCGTCGACATCAAGCTCGCCGACGTGGGCGGCCCCAGCGCCGGCCTGATGTTCGCGCTCGGCATCGTCGACAAGCTCACCCCCGAGGACCTCACCGGCGGGAAGTTCGTCGCGGGCACGGGCACCATCGACGACGCGGGCAAGGTCGGCCCGATCGGCGGCATCCAGCTGAAGACGATCGGCGCGCGGAACGCCGGCGCCCGCTACTTCCTGACGCCCGCCGACAACTGCGCCGCGGCCGCCAAGGACGTCCCGGACGGCCTGACGCTCGTCAAGGTGGACACCATCGCGGACGCCAGGAAGTCCCTGGAGAAGATCTCGAAGGGGGCCACGGCCGGCCTGCCGCAGTGCAGCGCCGGCTAG
- a CDS encoding zinc-dependent metalloprotease encodes MSDTPFGFGLPPEEPENGDEGKKKGDQGGSPANPFGFGGLPGGADNPFAAMFGSMNPNDLGAAFQQLGQMLSYEGGPVNWDMAKDIARQTVAQGTADEVKDASVGVAERSAVEEAVRLADLWLDGATSLPSGATTAVAWSRAEWVEATLPVWKELVDPVAERVGTAMGSVLPEEMQAMAGPLLGMMRSMGGAMFGQQIGQAVGTLAGEVVGSTDVGLPLGPAGKAALLPLNIEAFGKDLGVPSDEVRLYLALREAAHQRLFAHVPWLRAHLFGAVEGYARGIKVDTSKLEDVVGQLDPSNPEQLQEALQGGMFQPQDTPEQKAALARLETALALVEGWVDAVVHEAAKPRLTSADALRETLRRRRASGGPAEQTFATLIGLELRPRRLRDAARLWASLTDARGVDGRDGLWEHPDMLPTASDLDDPDGFVHREHLDFSELDKMLGEAAEKRDEDGEDKK; translated from the coding sequence GTGAGTGACACCCCATTCGGATTCGGCCTTCCGCCGGAGGAGCCGGAGAACGGCGACGAGGGCAAGAAGAAGGGCGATCAGGGCGGCAGCCCCGCGAATCCGTTCGGGTTCGGTGGTCTGCCGGGCGGCGCGGACAATCCCTTCGCCGCGATGTTCGGCTCGATGAACCCGAACGACCTGGGCGCCGCCTTCCAGCAGCTCGGCCAGATGCTGAGCTACGAGGGCGGTCCCGTCAACTGGGACATGGCCAAGGACATCGCCCGCCAGACCGTCGCGCAGGGCACCGCGGACGAGGTGAAGGACGCCAGTGTCGGCGTCGCCGAGCGGTCGGCGGTCGAGGAGGCCGTGCGGCTGGCGGACCTGTGGCTGGACGGGGCGACCTCGCTGCCGTCGGGCGCCACCACCGCCGTGGCGTGGAGCCGCGCCGAGTGGGTCGAGGCGACCCTGCCGGTGTGGAAGGAGCTCGTCGACCCGGTCGCCGAGCGGGTCGGCACGGCCATGGGAAGCGTGCTGCCGGAGGAGATGCAGGCCATGGCGGGCCCGCTGCTCGGCATGATGCGCTCCATGGGCGGCGCCATGTTCGGCCAGCAGATCGGCCAGGCCGTCGGCACGCTGGCGGGCGAGGTCGTCGGCTCGACCGACGTCGGGCTGCCGCTGGGTCCGGCCGGGAAGGCGGCGCTGCTGCCGCTGAACATCGAGGCCTTCGGCAAGGACCTCGGCGTGCCCTCGGACGAGGTGCGGCTGTACCTGGCCCTGCGCGAGGCCGCCCACCAGCGGCTCTTCGCGCACGTGCCGTGGCTGCGCGCGCACCTCTTCGGCGCGGTCGAGGGCTATGCCCGGGGCATCAAGGTCGACACCTCGAAGCTGGAGGACGTCGTCGGGCAGCTCGACCCGTCGAATCCGGAGCAGTTGCAGGAAGCCCTGCAGGGCGGCATGTTCCAGCCGCAGGACACCCCGGAGCAGAAGGCGGCGCTGGCACGGCTGGAGACGGCGCTCGCGCTGGTCGAGGGCTGGGTGGACGCGGTCGTCCACGAGGCCGCCAAGCCGCGCCTGACCTCGGCGGACGCGCTGCGCGAGACGCTGCGCAGGCGGCGCGCGTCGGGCGGCCCGGCGGAGCAGACCTTCGCCACGCTGATCGGGCTGGAGCTGCGGCCGCGCCGGCTGCGGGACGCCGCCCGGCTGTGGGCGTCGCTCACCGACGCGCGCGGCGTGGACGGCCGGGACGGGCTGTGGGAGCACCCTGACATGCTGCCGACGGCGTCCGACCTGGACGACCCGGACGGCTTCGTGCACCGGGAGCACCTGGACTTCTCGGAGCTGGACAAGATGCTCGGCGAGGCCGCCGAGAAGCGCGACGAGGACGGCGAAGACAAGAAGTGA
- a CDS encoding PPA1309 family protein, with the protein MSNLSSSGTPMAASPLTRAVLEIDEYVAGAGWDQPAKLFALVDTARLQAQEPKLRAKLAGAPTDGPPAPSYTAVLQDEVPAGTPLDRFLGTLQWPEAVIGCALTVERLMLPPSAEANVPEDMSEKELAAWVAGHPERQEVRLTVGVLRKGGRESAVRLRAKDSASEVLTGADLVPGLADALAATFEA; encoded by the coding sequence ATGTCCAACCTTTCTTCCTCCGGTACGCCCATGGCGGCGAGCCCGCTCACCCGTGCCGTACTCGAAATCGACGAATACGTGGCGGGCGCGGGCTGGGACCAGCCGGCCAAGCTCTTCGCCCTCGTCGACACGGCGCGGCTGCAGGCCCAGGAGCCCAAACTGCGGGCGAAGCTCGCCGGCGCCCCCACGGACGGCCCCCCGGCCCCCTCCTACACGGCTGTCCTCCAGGACGAGGTGCCGGCCGGCACCCCGCTCGACCGCTTCCTCGGCACCCTCCAGTGGCCCGAGGCGGTCATCGGCTGCGCGCTGACGGTGGAGCGGCTGATGCTGCCGCCGTCCGCCGAGGCGAACGTCCCCGAGGACATGAGCGAGAAGGAGCTGGCCGCGTGGGTGGCCGGGCACCCGGAGCGCCAGGAGGTGCGCCTGACCGTGGGCGTGCTGCGCAAGGGCGGCCGCGAGTCCGCGGTGCGGCTGCGCGCGAAGGACTCGGCGAGCGAGGTGCTGACCGGGGCGGACCTGGTGCCGGGCCTGGCCGACGCGCTGGCGGCGACCTTCGAGGCCTGA
- a CDS encoding AIM24 family protein yields the protein MHSTLFAHVPVPSTGRYTLQNPQLLKADITQGSGAVLARQGAMVAFEGQVDFQSQYRNNSWRNVQRMANESLELMKCKGNGQVYLANFAQHIHVMEVGRGITVDSKSVLAFDSTLGVGIVAVDSAVEIASAGAYNLELTGAGQVALLTSGEPLVLEVGPGRNICADADAVIAWSTSLRTQLQAPTSSSGVWRRRGATGEGWEMQFQGEGHVLIQPSELLPPTHLRGGPLGFGMRGNSLGGSRA from the coding sequence ATGCACAGCACACTCTTCGCGCACGTCCCGGTCCCGTCCACCGGCCGCTACACCCTGCAGAACCCGCAGCTGCTCAAGGCCGACATCACGCAGGGCAGCGGAGCCGTCCTCGCCCGCCAGGGCGCGATGGTCGCCTTCGAGGGACAGGTCGACTTCCAGAGCCAGTACCGCAACAACAGCTGGCGCAACGTCCAGCGGATGGCCAACGAGAGCCTCGAACTCATGAAGTGCAAGGGCAACGGGCAGGTCTACCTGGCCAACTTCGCCCAGCACATCCACGTCATGGAGGTCGGACGCGGCATCACCGTCGACAGCAAGTCGGTGCTCGCCTTCGACAGCACCCTCGGCGTGGGCATCGTCGCCGTCGACAGCGCCGTGGAGATCGCCTCGGCGGGCGCCTACAACCTGGAACTCACCGGCGCCGGCCAGGTCGCCCTGCTCACCTCCGGAGAACCGCTGGTCCTGGAGGTCGGCCCCGGCCGCAACATCTGCGCCGACGCAGACGCGGTGATCGCCTGGTCCACCTCGCTGCGCACCCAGCTTCAGGCCCCGACCTCGTCCTCCGGCGTGTGGCGGCGCCGCGGCGCGACCGGCGAGGGCTGGGAGATGCAGTTCCAGGGCGAGGGGCACGTGCTCATCCAGCCCAGCGAGCTCCTCCCGCCGACGCACCTGCGCGGCGGCCCGCTCGGCTTCGGCATGCGCGGGAACTCCCTCGGCGGCAGCCGCGCCTGA
- a CDS encoding molybdenum cofactor biosynthesis protein MoaE, with translation MEAPSHDHPGEQAASDPIRLLDIRETPLSLDEVYRAVGDDAAGGTTLFVGTVRNHDGGADVDALGYSCHPSAGAEMRRVAERVVAKYPVRALAAVHRVGDLAVGDIAVIVAVSCPHRGEAFEASRMLIDDLKHEVPIWKHQRFSDGTEEWVGAC, from the coding sequence ATGGAAGCACCCAGCCACGACCACCCCGGCGAGCAGGCGGCATCGGACCCGATCCGGCTCCTGGACATCCGGGAGACCCCGCTCTCGCTCGACGAGGTCTACCGGGCCGTCGGCGACGACGCCGCGGGCGGCACCACGCTGTTCGTGGGGACCGTACGCAACCACGACGGGGGCGCCGACGTCGACGCGCTCGGCTACTCCTGTCACCCGTCCGCCGGGGCGGAGATGCGCCGGGTGGCGGAGCGGGTCGTCGCGAAGTACCCGGTCCGCGCCCTGGCCGCCGTCCACCGGGTGGGCGATCTGGCCGTGGGCGACATCGCGGTGATCGTCGCCGTCTCCTGCCCGCACCGCGGCGAGGCCTTCGAGGCCTCCCGGATGCTGATCGACGACCTCAAGCACGAGGTTCCGATCTGGAAGCACCAGCGGTTCTCGGACGGCACCGAGGAGTGGGTCGGCGCCTGCTGA
- a CDS encoding NUDIX hydrolase, which produces MTLHGDTVLVLKAYEGQDELRDVYLAHLAAHPDGVYKPCTAGHVTGSALVIDPVGGRVLLTLHKKLGMWLQMGGHCEAGDETLADVALREAREESGIASGLALLPGGPVRLDRHPIPAPCNWHLDVQYAALAPAEAVAEISDESLDLRWFRYDEVAEVADTSVVRLLEATLARL; this is translated from the coding sequence GTGACCCTGCATGGCGACACGGTCCTCGTACTGAAGGCGTACGAGGGCCAGGACGAGCTGCGCGACGTGTACCTGGCGCACCTGGCGGCCCATCCGGACGGGGTGTACAAGCCCTGCACGGCGGGGCACGTCACCGGCAGTGCGCTCGTGATCGACCCGGTGGGCGGGCGGGTGCTGCTGACGCTGCACAAGAAGCTGGGCATGTGGCTGCAGATGGGCGGGCACTGCGAGGCGGGCGACGAGACCCTCGCGGACGTGGCGCTGCGGGAGGCCCGGGAGGAGTCGGGGATCGCGAGCGGGCTGGCGCTGCTGCCGGGCGGCCCGGTGCGGCTGGACCGGCATCCGATCCCGGCGCCCTGCAACTGGCACCTGGACGTGCAGTACGCGGCGCTGGCGCCGGCCGAGGCGGTCGCGGAGATCAGCGACGAGTCGCTGGACCTGCGCTGGTTCCGGTACGACGAGGTGGCGGAGGTCGCCGACACCTCGGTGGTGCGGCTCCTGGAGGCCACGCTCGCGCGGCTCTGA
- a CDS encoding AIM24 family protein, with product MDSQTLSAHRVAATPGARMAVHNSKTLKVTMVSGHDLIAKAGSMIAYDGYVQFDGAPASLRRTAEEMVTGEGGKLMLCRGDGDLYLADYGADVVVLHLADEALSVNGATLLACDATLQLAIEPVKGLARISGSGLTNLVIRGTGWVALVSRGIPTVLDCAERETYVDPDALIGWTTGLELKPRRTMKAGALIGRGSGEALQIGFKGQGFVVVQPSEDTGDRFKIRG from the coding sequence ATGGACTCGCAGACACTCAGCGCGCACCGCGTCGCCGCCACCCCGGGCGCCCGGATGGCCGTGCACAACTCCAAGACCCTCAAGGTCACGATGGTCTCCGGCCACGACCTCATCGCCAAGGCCGGCTCGATGATCGCCTACGACGGCTACGTGCAGTTCGACGGCGCCCCCGCGAGCCTGCGGCGCACCGCCGAGGAGATGGTCACCGGCGAAGGCGGCAAGCTCATGCTCTGCCGCGGCGACGGCGACCTCTACCTCGCCGACTACGGCGCCGACGTGGTGGTCCTCCACCTCGCCGACGAGGCCCTGTCCGTCAACGGCGCCACCCTGCTGGCCTGCGACGCGACCCTCCAGCTCGCCATCGAGCCGGTCAAGGGCCTCGCCAGGATCTCCGGCTCCGGACTCACCAACCTGGTGATCCGAGGCACCGGCTGGGTCGCCCTCGTCAGCCGCGGCATCCCCACCGTCCTCGACTGCGCCGAGCGCGAGACGTACGTCGACCCCGACGCGCTCATCGGCTGGACCACCGGCCTGGAGCTCAAGCCGCGCCGCACCATGAAGGCCGGCGCGCTCATCGGCCGCGGCAGCGGCGAGGCCCTCCAGATCGGCTTCAAGGGCCAGGGCTTCGTCGTGGTCCAGCCGAGCGAGGACACCGGCGACCGTTTCAAGATCCGGGGCTGA